In Thermanaerothrix sp., a single genomic region encodes these proteins:
- a CDS encoding Rrf2 family transcriptional regulator: protein MRDVIRLSEAASLGLHALVLLAKPGVGRLTVKDMAEQMGASVAHLSKVVQQLSKLGFVRSKSGPGGGMELQRHPREVSLLEIYEALEGPYRVGGCPLGREVCPFNRGCIFGGLFENVQDQVTKFLKDTTLEDFWREEKGDQ from the coding sequence ATGAGGGACGTCATAAGGCTTTCGGAGGCGGCGTCGCTGGGGCTCCACGCCCTGGTGCTCTTAGCGAAGCCCGGGGTTGGGAGGCTCACGGTCAAGGACATGGCGGAGCAGATGGGGGCCTCGGTGGCGCACCTTTCCAAGGTGGTTCAGCAGCTGTCGAAGCTGGGGTTCGTAAGGTCCAAGAGCGGCCCCGGCGGCGGGATGGAGCTTCAGCGGCATCCCAGGGAGGTAAGCCTGCTTGAGATCTACGAGGCCCTGGAGGGGCCCTACCGGGTTGGGGGGTGCCCCCTCGGGAGGGAGGTATGCCCCTTCAATCGGGGGTGCATCTTCGGCGGTCTTTTCGAGAACGTGCAGGATCAGGTGACCAAGTTCCTTAAGGACACGACCCTTGAGGACTTCTGGAGAGAGGAGAAGGGGGATCAGTGA
- a CDS encoding 4Fe-4S binding protein, which translates to MPVRRVIRIDKDKCDGCGLCVSACHEGAIQLVDGKAELVSDSYCDGLGDCIGECPRGAITFEEREALPYDEEAVKARKAEAGGAKAGTLPCGCPGTMARSLGGHEGPSKAPKPNGPSLLRNWPVQLRLVPANAPYLKGAKVLLASDCSAVATRGFQERLLEDRVCLMACPKLDDTSTYVDKLAEIIRGGVQDVRVAIMEVPCCSGLARIAREAAEAAKRDLTMEIVTLSVEGEVLSSKTLEYRFGA; encoded by the coding sequence ATGCCGGTAAGGCGGGTTATAAGGATCGACAAGGACAAGTGCGACGGCTGCGGCCTTTGCGTGTCCGCGTGCCACGAGGGGGCCATACAGCTGGTGGACGGCAAGGCTGAGCTGGTGAGCGACTCCTACTGCGACGGCCTTGGGGACTGCATAGGGGAGTGCCCCAGGGGGGCCATAACCTTCGAGGAGCGGGAGGCCCTCCCCTACGACGAGGAGGCGGTGAAGGCCCGGAAGGCGGAAGCGGGGGGAGCCAAGGCGGGTACGCTGCCCTGCGGATGCCCCGGCACCATGGCCCGGTCCCTTGGTGGGCATGAGGGCCCTTCTAAGGCGCCCAAGCCCAATGGGCCCAGCCTTCTTAGGAACTGGCCGGTGCAGCTCAGGCTTGTGCCCGCCAACGCCCCCTACCTCAAGGGCGCCAAGGTTTTGCTGGCCTCGGACTGCTCCGCCGTGGCGACAAGGGGCTTCCAGGAGCGGCTGCTGGAGGACCGGGTGTGCCTCATGGCCTGCCCCAAGCTGGACGACACCTCCACCTACGTGGATAAGCTGGCGGAGATCATAAGGGGCGGCGTCCAGGACGTACGGGTTGCCATAATGGAGGTCCCCTGCTGCTCGGGCCTTGCCAGGATCGCCCGGGAGGCGGCGGAGGCGGCGAAGAGGGACCTCACCATGGAGATAGTAACCCTTTCGGTGGAGGGGGAGGTGCTTAGCTCCAAGACATTGGAATACCGCTTCGGCGCTTAG
- the hcp gene encoding hydroxylamine reductase: MEMFCYQCEQAAGGKGCSVMGVCGKDPKTADLQDMLVKVLCDVGSLAHEKSVRDPEVDLFVIEGLFTTVTNVDFDPDRVESFIRRGFSIRRKLAGGHAPKEWEEEEALDQQGLALKGSKLGPKKDMERYGETLGGLKWLVIYGLKGTAAYADHAHVLGVQDQEVFAFFHRALHQVSREDITVDKMLSLSLEVGKVNLKVMEMLDKANTGAYGDPVPTRVRITPVKGKAILVSGHDLKDLYELLKQTEGKGINIYTHGEMLPAHGYPKLKAFKHLAGNYGGAWQDQQKEFDQFPGAILMTTNCIQRPLDSYKDRIFTTGLVAWPGVTHVDRKDFSPVIDAALKTQGFQEDGEDREILVGFGHASTLGAAPKVIELVKAGKIKHFFLIGGCDGAKSGRNYYTDFATLAPKDTVILTLACGKYRFNKLEFGDIEGIPRLLDMGQCNDAYSAIRVALALAEAFKTDVNSLPLSLILSWYEQKAVCILLTLLHLGIKNIRLGPSLPAFLSAEALQVLVDNFGIKPIGQSAREDLQEIVGHNV, from the coding sequence ATGGAGATGTTCTGCTACCAGTGCGAGCAGGCGGCGGGGGGCAAGGGCTGTTCCGTAATGGGGGTCTGCGGGAAGGATCCCAAGACGGCGGACCTTCAGGACATGCTGGTGAAGGTGCTGTGCGACGTGGGCTCCCTGGCCCATGAGAAGTCCGTCCGGGATCCGGAGGTGGACCTTTTCGTCATAGAGGGGCTCTTCACCACCGTCACCAACGTGGACTTCGACCCGGACCGGGTGGAGTCCTTCATAAGGCGCGGCTTCTCCATCCGCCGGAAGCTGGCGGGGGGACATGCACCGAAGGAGTGGGAGGAGGAAGAGGCCCTGGACCAGCAGGGCCTTGCCCTGAAGGGCTCCAAGCTGGGGCCCAAGAAGGACATGGAGCGTTACGGCGAGACCCTTGGGGGGCTCAAGTGGCTTGTGATATACGGCCTTAAGGGAACCGCCGCCTACGCGGACCACGCCCACGTGCTGGGAGTTCAGGACCAGGAGGTGTTCGCCTTCTTCCACCGGGCGCTCCACCAGGTATCCCGGGAGGACATAACGGTGGATAAGATGCTCTCCTTAAGCCTGGAGGTGGGGAAGGTGAACCTCAAGGTGATGGAGATGCTGGACAAGGCCAACACCGGCGCCTACGGGGACCCGGTGCCCACCAGGGTGCGGATCACCCCGGTCAAGGGCAAGGCCATCCTGGTGTCCGGCCACGACCTCAAGGACCTTTACGAGCTCCTCAAGCAGACCGAGGGGAAGGGGATAAACATCTACACCCACGGCGAGATGCTCCCAGCCCACGGCTACCCGAAGCTCAAGGCCTTCAAGCACCTGGCGGGCAACTACGGCGGAGCCTGGCAGGACCAGCAGAAGGAGTTCGACCAGTTCCCCGGCGCCATACTCATGACCACCAACTGCATCCAGCGCCCCCTTGACTCCTACAAGGACCGGATATTCACCACCGGACTGGTGGCCTGGCCCGGGGTCACCCACGTGGACCGCAAGGACTTCTCCCCGGTGATAGACGCGGCCCTCAAGACCCAGGGATTCCAGGAGGACGGGGAGGACAGAGAGATCCTGGTGGGCTTCGGACACGCCTCCACCCTTGGGGCGGCGCCGAAGGTCATAGAGCTGGTGAAGGCGGGCAAGATAAAGCACTTCTTCCTCATAGGCGGCTGCGACGGCGCCAAGAGCGGGAGGAACTACTACACCGACTTCGCCACCCTGGCGCCAAAGGACACGGTGATCCTCACCTTAGCCTGCGGCAAGTACCGGTTCAACAAGCTGGAGTTCGGCGACATCGAAGGCATACCAAGGCTCCTTGACATGGGGCAGTGCAACGACGCCTACTCCGCCATAAGGGTGGCCCTGGCCCTGGCGGAGGCCTTTAAGACCGACGTTAACTCCCTGCCCCTGTCCCTCATCCTCTCCTGGTACGAGCAGAAGGCGGTGTGCATACTGCTGACCCTCCTGCACCTTGGGATAAAGAACATAAGGCTGGGCCCCTCCCTTCCCGCCTTCCTGTCAGCAGAGGCCCTTCAGGTGCTGGTGGACAACTTCGGCATAAAGCCCATCGGCCAAAGCGCCAGGGAAGACCTTCAGGAGATAGTAGGACACAACGTTTAA
- a CDS encoding HAMP domain-containing histidine kinase, with translation MADQSFLELLLDREGNVEKVLWDPEGVTRDPRFLSALGLDLKVWGQAVEECRSRHKPVQRTFQRGRNLPSLRFRFKPTSRGQVAATGTLLAPRSKEVEGMPLEGAVMGWAHDLNNLFTIMTQSIDLMENKALSGRDVSGEIKRLRRGAIKARNITEWVVRLLKGSSIFEAMPFAATLVLEEMADMLSASVKGVSLRLKVDDGCHRAILFGVPEDLGRVVFNLTINAAQAIKDSKKPHGTVSVTCAMGQSRRGPVLRMEIADDGPGMEDHQIKRILYEGSQNPRGHGIGISVVKDLVRQLGGSIDASSRIGQGTKFLVELPVIKEWGHEEPLKRLGSERIGLMMPKRHAKLYGSFLSSWGYRVFEIPSWEHLDHYSGELDLLIAWKDREEALKAADVRTFTFGEEGSGADFTVPVTRNDMGLMLTRLDHKDGLKDAAGAASEG, from the coding sequence ATGGCGGACCAATCCTTTCTTGAGCTTCTCCTGGACCGGGAGGGAAACGTGGAAAAGGTGCTTTGGGACCCCGAGGGGGTGACCAGGGACCCAAGGTTCCTCTCCGCCCTTGGGCTTGACCTTAAAGTGTGGGGCCAGGCGGTGGAGGAGTGCCGGTCCCGGCACAAGCCGGTGCAGCGAACCTTCCAGAGGGGGCGGAACCTGCCGTCCCTGCGCTTCCGGTTCAAACCCACGTCCAGGGGTCAGGTGGCGGCCACCGGTACGCTCTTGGCCCCCAGGAGCAAGGAGGTGGAGGGCATGCCCCTGGAGGGGGCGGTGATGGGGTGGGCCCACGACCTCAACAACCTGTTCACCATAATGACACAGTCCATCGACCTCATGGAGAACAAGGCCCTGTCCGGCAGGGACGTATCGGGGGAGATAAAGCGCTTAAGACGTGGGGCGATCAAGGCTCGGAACATCACCGAGTGGGTGGTGCGGCTGCTCAAGGGCTCAAGCATCTTCGAGGCGATGCCCTTCGCCGCCACGCTGGTGCTGGAGGAGATGGCGGACATGCTCTCCGCCTCCGTAAAGGGGGTGTCCCTCAGGCTCAAGGTGGACGACGGCTGCCACCGGGCCATCCTCTTCGGGGTGCCCGAGGACCTGGGAAGGGTGGTCTTCAACTTGACCATAAACGCCGCCCAGGCCATAAAAGACTCCAAGAAGCCCCACGGGACGGTGAGCGTAACCTGCGCCATGGGGCAGTCCAGGAGGGGCCCTGTGCTTCGCATGGAGATAGCCGACGACGGGCCCGGCATGGAGGACCACCAGATAAAGCGCATCCTCTACGAGGGCTCCCAGAACCCAAGGGGGCACGGCATAGGCATATCGGTGGTGAAGGACCTGGTGCGGCAGCTGGGGGGATCCATAGACGCCTCGTCCCGCATAGGCCAGGGCACCAAGTTCCTGGTGGAGCTTCCGGTCATCAAGGAGTGGGGCCACGAGGAGCCTTTAAAGCGCCTTGGCTCCGAACGGATAGGCCTCATGATGCCCAAGCGGCACGCCAAGCTCTACGGAAGCTTCCTGTCCTCCTGGGGCTACCGGGTGTTCGAGATCCCCTCCTGGGAGCACCTGGACCACTACTCGGGGGAGCTGGACCTCTTGATAGCCTGGAAGGACCGGGAGGAGGCCCTAAAGGCCGCCGACGTAAGGACCTTCACCTTCGGGGAGGAGGGCTCCGGGGCGGACTTCACGGTGCCGGTCACCAGGAACGACATGGGGCTCATGCTGACCCGGCTGGACCACAAAGACGGTTTGAAGGACGCGGCCGGGGCGGCTTCGGAGGGCTAG
- a CDS encoding chromate transporter: protein MGPLALYWEFFKLSSVTFGGGLVLVAMGRERLISLNIMTPDEAMEMTNLASSVPGAVAVNFAALAGHKTWGPLGAAAAVLGVLSPPFLSVLLLGPFFLSHLSSPWLKGFVKGVLCASSALILRAVIQSARHNLAGPWALGGLLGFLALSMAGAPPLLGLMICIGGCLAWQALSSSRPRRLS, encoded by the coding sequence ATGGGCCCCCTGGCCCTTTACTGGGAGTTCTTCAAGCTGAGCTCCGTCACCTTCGGCGGAGGTCTGGTGCTGGTGGCCATGGGCAGGGAGCGGCTCATATCCTTAAACATCATGACCCCCGACGAGGCCATGGAGATGACCAACCTGGCCTCATCGGTGCCGGGGGCCGTGGCGGTGAACTTCGCCGCCCTGGCGGGACACAAAACCTGGGGCCCCCTGGGGGCCGCGGCGGCGGTTCTTGGGGTGTTGTCCCCGCCGTTCCTTTCGGTGCTGCTCCTGGGTCCCTTTTTCCTCTCGCACCTCTCAAGCCCTTGGCTTAAGGGCTTCGTCAAGGGGGTGCTATGCGCCTCCTCCGCCCTGATCCTACGGGCGGTGATCCAGTCCGCAAGGCACAACCTCGCAGGCCCCTGGGCCCTGGGGGGGCTTTTGGGGTTTCTGGCCCTTTCCATGGCGGGGGCGCCGCCCCTATTGGGGCTTATGATATGCATAGGGGGGTGTTTGGCTTGGCAGGCGCTGAGCTCCTCAAGGCCGCGGCGGCTTTCCTGA
- a CDS encoding chromate transporter, which yields MAGAELLKAAAAFLKIGLMAFGGGISTVPIIKHELMAKNLLEPGKFLTLLGLSQVTPGPLVINGATLVGFYKGGLLGAALCTLSAILGPLALLYAAKGLFKTRPHLESRFGNSIKGPVTGLMVMAFLYIARSSLTGPMEWGLFLCSLLLASLGPLRSRYPLIVILSGAMGALFLR from the coding sequence TTGGCAGGCGCTGAGCTCCTCAAGGCCGCGGCGGCTTTCCTGAAGATAGGCCTCATGGCCTTCGGCGGGGGCATCTCCACGGTGCCCATAATAAAACACGAGCTCATGGCGAAAAACCTGCTGGAGCCAGGGAAGTTCCTGACCCTGCTTGGGCTCTCCCAGGTGACCCCGGGACCTCTTGTGATAAACGGCGCCACCCTGGTGGGGTTCTACAAGGGGGGGCTCTTAGGCGCCGCGCTCTGCACCCTAAGCGCCATATTAGGCCCCCTTGCGCTGCTTTACGCCGCCAAAGGCCTCTTCAAGACGAGGCCCCATCTTGAAAGCCGCTTTGGGAACTCCATAAAGGGCCCGGTCACGGGGCTAATGGTCATGGCTTTCCTCTACATAGCCCGGTCGTCGCTCACGGGCCCCATGGAGTGGGGGCTGTTCCTCTGCTCCCTGCTTCTTGCAAGCCTGGGCCCCCTGAGGAGCAGATACCCGCTGATCGTGATACTATCCGGCGCCATGGGGGCCTTGTTCCTTCGTTGA